A region from the Wansuia hejianensis genome encodes:
- a CDS encoding DUF1015 domain-containing protein gives MAEIRPFRALRPTEEKASKVADLPYDVYSREEARVKVAGDKLSFLRIDRPETQFPEGQDMYAPCVYEKADEMLREMTEEGIFVQDERPCYYIYELTMDGRAQTGLVACSAVDDYLKGVIKKHENTRKEKEEDRIRHVDVCSAQTGPIFLAYRASETVKQLLNQVKERPAAADFQSEDGIGHRVWVIDGEEEISRLTEQFGVMEHTYIADGHHRAASAVAVSLKRREEKPGYTGQEEFNYFLSVLFPDDELMILDYNRVLKDLNGNTPEELLQKLEKAFILEKSEKTPCRPEKKGEMGLYLDSVWYRLNVRPEHCLTDPVGALDVAYLQREVLEPVWGITDPKTDRRIDFVGGIRGLGELERRCGVDCAAAFAMYPTSIGELFSVADADLLMPPKSTWFEPKLRSGLFIHTIER, from the coding sequence ATGGCAGAAATACGGCCATTTCGGGCTCTGAGGCCTACTGAGGAGAAGGCGTCAAAGGTAGCGGATCTCCCCTACGATGTATACAGCCGTGAGGAAGCGAGAGTGAAGGTAGCCGGCGACAAACTGTCTTTCTTAAGGATTGACAGGCCGGAAACGCAGTTTCCGGAGGGGCAGGATATGTATGCGCCCTGTGTCTACGAAAAAGCAGATGAGATGCTTCGGGAAATGACGGAGGAAGGGATTTTTGTCCAGGATGAGAGGCCCTGCTATTATATCTATGAGCTGACGATGGACGGTCGCGCGCAGACGGGGCTTGTGGCCTGTTCGGCGGTGGACGACTATCTGAAGGGTGTGATCAAAAAGCACGAAAATACCAGGAAGGAGAAGGAAGAGGACCGGATTCGCCATGTAGACGTCTGCAGCGCCCAGACCGGGCCGATTTTCCTGGCGTACCGGGCCAGCGAGACGGTAAAGCAGCTGCTGAATCAGGTAAAGGAACGGCCGGCGGCAGCCGATTTTCAGTCAGAAGACGGAATAGGCCACAGGGTGTGGGTGATTGACGGTGAGGAGGAGATTTCCAGGCTGACGGAGCAATTCGGGGTTATGGAGCATACCTATATTGCTGATGGGCATCACCGGGCTGCTTCCGCCGTGGCTGTTTCTCTGAAAAGGCGGGAGGAAAAGCCCGGCTATACCGGACAGGAGGAATTTAACTATTTTCTGTCCGTACTGTTTCCGGATGACGAGCTGATGATTCTGGATTATAACCGTGTGCTGAAGGATCTGAACGGGAATACGCCGGAAGAACTGCTTCAGAAGCTGGAGAAGGCATTTATCCTGGAAAAATCAGAGAAAACCCCATGCCGTCCAGAGAAAAAAGGCGAGATGGGGCTGTATCTGGATTCCGTATGGTACCGGTTAAACGTCCGGCCGGAACACTGCCTGACGGATCCGGTGGGCGCTTTGGATGTGGCATATCTGCAGCGGGAAGTGCTGGAGCCTGTCTGGGGAATCACTGATCCCAAAACTGACCGCAGGATAGATTTCGTCGGCGGAATCCGCGGCCTCGGAGAGCTGGAACGCCGCTGCGGTGTGGACTGCGCGGCCGCATTTGCCATGTATCCCACTTCGATCGGGGAACTGTTCAGCGTAGCGGACGCCGATCTTCTGATGCCGCCCAAATCCACCTGGTTTGAACCAAAGCTGCGCAGCGGCTTGTTCATACATACAATTGAAAGGTGA
- the serC gene encoding 3-phosphoserine/phosphohydroxythreonine transaminase translates to MSRVYNFSAGPAVLPEEVLKEAQEEMLDYRGCGMSVMEMSHRSKMFDEIIQEAEADLRELLNIPSNYKVLFLQGGASLQFAQIPMNLMKNRVADYIVTGQWAKKAWQEAQKYGTANKIASSEDKTYSYIPDCSDLPISPDADYVYICENNTIYGTKYKTLPNTKGKLLVADVSSCFLSEPMDIEKYGIVYGGVQKNIGPAGMVISIVRDDLITDDVLPGTPTMMKFKTQADASSLYNTPNCYCIYICGKVFKWLKKMGGLSAMKERNEKKARILYDYLDSSNLFRGTVVKEDRSLMNVPFVTGSEELDAKFVKESKAAGFENLKGHRTVGGMRASIYNAMPLEGVEALVAFMKKFEEENV, encoded by the coding sequence GTGAGCAGAGTATATAATTTCTCGGCTGGTCCGGCAGTATTACCGGAAGAAGTATTAAAAGAGGCTCAGGAGGAAATGCTGGACTACAGAGGCTGCGGCATGTCCGTTATGGAGATGAGCCATCGTTCCAAAATGTTTGATGAAATTATCCAGGAAGCAGAAGCAGATTTGAGAGAGCTGCTGAACATTCCTTCTAATTATAAAGTGCTTTTCCTGCAGGGAGGCGCTTCCCTCCAGTTCGCACAGATTCCGATGAATCTGATGAAAAACAGAGTGGCAGATTATATCGTTACAGGACAGTGGGCGAAGAAAGCATGGCAGGAAGCGCAGAAATACGGAACTGCCAACAAAATTGCCTCTTCTGAGGATAAAACCTATTCCTATATTCCGGATTGCTCAGACCTTCCGATCAGCCCGGACGCGGATTACGTCTATATCTGCGAGAATAATACGATCTACGGAACCAAATACAAGACGCTTCCGAATACCAAGGGAAAGCTTCTGGTTGCGGACGTTTCCTCCTGCTTCCTGTCGGAGCCGATGGACATCGAGAAGTACGGCATTGTCTATGGCGGCGTGCAGAAGAATATCGGGCCTGCGGGAATGGTTATTTCCATTGTGCGCGATGACCTGATCACTGACGATGTGCTGCCGGGAACCCCAACGATGATGAAATTTAAGACACAGGCCGACGCTTCATCCCTGTACAACACGCCGAACTGCTACTGCATCTATATCTGCGGCAAAGTCTTTAAATGGCTGAAGAAGATGGGCGGTCTTTCCGCAATGAAAGAAAGAAATGAGAAAAAAGCCAGGATCCTCTATGATTATCTGGATTCCAGCAATCTGTTCCGCGGCACTGTCGTGAAGGAGGACCGTTCTCTGATGAATGTGCCTTTTGTAACAGGCAGCGAGGAGCTGGACGCTAAGTTCGTGAAGGAATCCAAGGCAGCGGGATTTGAGAATCTGAAAGGACACCGGACGGTGGGCGGCATGCGCGCCAGCATTTATAATGCGATGCCTTTGGAAGGCGTAGAAGCTCTGGTTGCATTTATGAAAAAATTTGAAGAGGAGAATGTGTGA
- the ilvD gene encoding dihydroxy-acid dehydratase, translating to MKSDAVRKGMQQAPHRSLFNALGMTKEEMERPLVGIVSSYNEIVPGHMNLDKITEAVKMGVAMAGGTPVVFPAIAVCDGIAMGHIGMKYSLVTRDLIADSTEAMALAHQFDALVMVPNCDKNVPGLLMAAARINVPTVFVSGGPMLAGHVKGQKRSLSSMFEAVGSYAAGIMTAEDVEEYECKTCPTCGSCSGMYTANSMNCLTEVLGMGLQGNGTIPAVYSERLKLAKHAGMQVMEMLRRNIRPRDIMTKEAFLNALTVDMALGCSTNSMLHLPAIAHEVEFDLRPEMANELSAKTPNLCHLAPAGPTYMEDLNEAGGVYAVMNELSKLNLLNLDCMTVTGKTVGENIKDVKNKNPEVIRTVDHPYSKTGGIAVLKGNLAPDTGVVKRSAVCEEMMVHEGPARVFDCEEDAIAAIKGGKIVAGDVVVIRYEGPKGGPGMREMLNPTSAIAGMGLGSSVALITDGRFSGASRGASIGHVSPEAAVGGPIALVEEGDTIRINIPECRLELAVSDEELARRKAEWKPRKPNITTGYLARYARMVTSANRGAVLEIPD from the coding sequence ATGAAAAGTGATGCGGTAAGAAAAGGCATGCAGCAGGCTCCGCACAGAAGCCTCTTCAATGCCCTTGGAATGACAAAAGAAGAGATGGAGCGCCCTCTGGTAGGGATTGTCAGCTCCTATAATGAAATTGTGCCAGGCCATATGAACCTGGATAAGATAACGGAAGCTGTCAAGATGGGTGTGGCCATGGCCGGCGGAACTCCCGTAGTATTTCCGGCCATAGCAGTCTGCGATGGAATCGCCATGGGTCATATTGGGATGAAATATTCCCTGGTCACCAGAGACCTGATTGCAGACTCTACAGAAGCCATGGCTCTGGCACACCAGTTCGACGCTCTTGTGATGGTTCCGAACTGTGATAAGAATGTTCCCGGCCTTCTGATGGCGGCGGCCAGGATCAATGTCCCCACTGTCTTTGTCAGCGGCGGACCGATGCTGGCAGGTCATGTCAAAGGCCAGAAGAGAAGCCTGTCCTCCATGTTTGAGGCTGTAGGATCTTATGCGGCCGGGATCATGACTGCGGAGGATGTGGAAGAATATGAGTGCAAGACCTGTCCTACCTGTGGTTCTTGTTCCGGCATGTATACGGCCAACAGCATGAACTGCCTGACGGAAGTGCTGGGGATGGGACTTCAGGGCAATGGTACGATACCGGCAGTCTATTCGGAACGATTGAAGTTGGCGAAGCATGCGGGAATGCAGGTAATGGAGATGCTGCGCAGGAACATCCGTCCGCGGGACATCATGACCAAGGAAGCGTTTCTGAATGCTCTGACCGTGGATATGGCCCTGGGCTGTTCCACCAACAGCATGCTGCATCTTCCGGCAATCGCTCATGAGGTGGAATTTGATCTCCGCCCTGAGATGGCCAATGAGCTGAGCGCGAAGACCCCCAACCTCTGTCACCTGGCGCCTGCAGGCCCCACTTATATGGAAGACTTGAACGAGGCAGGCGGCGTATATGCGGTGATGAATGAGCTGTCAAAGCTGAACCTGCTGAATCTGGACTGCATGACCGTGACAGGAAAGACTGTAGGGGAAAATATAAAAGACGTGAAAAATAAGAATCCGGAGGTTATCCGGACAGTGGATCATCCATACAGTAAAACAGGCGGAATTGCCGTCCTGAAGGGCAATCTGGCTCCTGATACCGGAGTCGTAAAGCGTTCCGCAGTCTGTGAGGAGATGATGGTTCATGAAGGACCTGCCCGGGTGTTCGACTGTGAGGAAGATGCGATTGCGGCGATCAAAGGCGGAAAAATTGTGGCCGGAGATGTTGTGGTCATCCGGTATGAAGGTCCTAAAGGCGGTCCGGGCATGAGAGAGATGCTGAACCCTACTTCTGCCATTGCAGGGATGGGACTGGGTTCTTCCGTGGCTCTGATCACAGACGGCCGTTTTTCAGGTGCTTCCCGTGGGGCCTCTATCGGACATGTGAGCCCGGAGGCGGCTGTGGGCGGGCCGATTGCACTCGTGGAAGAGGGAGATACGATCCGGATTAACATTCCTGAATGCCGTCTGGAGCTGGCTGTGTCCGACGAGGAGCTGGCGAGGCGGAAGGCGGAATGGAAGCCGAGAAAGCCGAATATTACCACCGGATATCTGGCGCGCTATGCCAGAATGGTGACCAGCGCCAACCGGGGAGCGGTGCTGGAGATTCCGGACTGA
- a CDS encoding phosphoglycerate dehydrogenase, with protein MFQYSCLNPIAEIGLRNFSADYEKTDHLEEADAVLVRSAKMHDMELPDKLVAVARAGAGVNNIPLELCAEHGIVVFNTPGANANGVKELVLAGMLLASRDIVGGVEWVKSQEDNPEVGKLAEKQKKKFAGCEISGKKLGIIGLGAIGQLVANAATHLGMDVYGYDPYISVDAAWNLSRTIHHIQDVNDIYSDCDYITIHVPLLESTKGMISRDAISLMKEGVVILNFARDTLVDEAALVEALRSGKVKKYVTDFANPTVAGVPGTLITPHLGASTEEAEDNCAIMAVKEIRDYLENGNIKNSVNYPNCDMGMCSAEGRIAINHRNIVNMISQFTKVIGEAGVNISDMTNKSKANYAYTLIDLESPANEDMVKALEAIDGVLRVRIVK; from the coding sequence ATGTTTCAGTATAGCTGTTTGAATCCAATTGCCGAAATAGGCCTCAGGAATTTTAGCGCAGATTATGAAAAGACGGATCATCTGGAAGAAGCGGACGCGGTTCTCGTCAGAAGCGCGAAGATGCATGATATGGAGCTTCCGGATAAGCTGGTCGCTGTGGCAAGGGCCGGCGCCGGCGTCAACAATATTCCTCTGGAGCTGTGCGCGGAACACGGTATCGTAGTGTTTAATACGCCGGGCGCCAACGCCAACGGCGTTAAGGAGCTGGTTCTGGCAGGCATGCTGCTGGCTTCCCGTGACATTGTGGGAGGCGTGGAATGGGTCAAGAGCCAGGAAGATAACCCGGAAGTAGGCAAACTGGCCGAGAAGCAGAAGAAGAAGTTCGCAGGATGTGAGATCAGCGGCAAGAAGCTGGGCATTATAGGCCTGGGAGCCATCGGGCAGCTGGTGGCCAATGCGGCGACACATCTGGGAATGGACGTTTACGGATATGATCCGTATATTTCCGTGGATGCCGCCTGGAATCTGTCAAGGACGATCCATCATATACAGGATGTGAATGATATTTACAGCGATTGCGATTATATCACCATCCATGTCCCGCTTTTGGAGAGCACGAAGGGAATGATCAGCAGGGATGCAATTTCTCTGATGAAGGAGGGGGTTGTCATCCTGAATTTTGCCAGGGATACTCTGGTGGATGAGGCCGCGCTGGTAGAGGCGCTGAGATCCGGTAAGGTGAAGAAATATGTGACGGATTTTGCCAATCCGACCGTCGCCGGAGTGCCTGGCACCCTGATTACTCCGCATCTGGGCGCCTCCACGGAGGAAGCAGAGGATAACTGCGCGATCATGGCGGTTAAAGAAATCAGAGATTATCTGGAGAACGGCAATATCAAAAACTCCGTTAATTATCCCAACTGTGATATGGGCATGTGCAGCGCCGAGGGCCGGATCGCTATCAATCACAGGAATATCGTCAACATGATCAGCCAGTTTACGAAGGTGATCGGTGAAGCAGGTGTGAACATTTCCGACATGACCAATAAGAGTAAGGCAAATTATGCCTATACTCTTATTGATCTGGAGTCTCCTGCCAATGAAGATATGGTAAAGGCTCTGGAAGCCATTGACGGAGTATTACGGGTGCGTATTGTAAAATAA
- the ilvB gene encoding biosynthetic-type acetolactate synthase large subunit: MQLNGSEIIIECLKEQGVDTVFGYPGGTILNVYDELYKHPEIRHILTSHEQGASHAADGYARATGKVGVCLATSGPGATNLVTGIATAYMDSVPVVAITANVGKPLLGKDSFQEIDIAGVTMPITKHSMIVKSIDRLADTLRRAFKIAKSGRPGPVLVDVTKDVTAATYEYTYKKPEEIVPETDRITEKDLNRAAEMINQSKKPFLFVGGGTVISGASEEVRALAHKIQAPVCDSLMGKGAFPGDDRLYTGMLGMHGTKTSNLGMYACDLLIVLGARFSDRDVGNPKSFAEQAKILQIDVDPAEINKNVIVSGSVIGDIKEVLKRLLPMVAEKEGGEWVSDIMKMKEAYPLAYSPDGLTGPFVIEEIYRATKGQAIICTDVGQHQMWAAQYYNYTAPGTFLTSGGLGTMGYGLGAAMGAKCGRPEKTVINVAGDGCFRMNMNEIATLVRSNIPVIEVVINNHVLGMVRQWQTLFYGKRYSHTILEDQVDFVKIAEAMGATGIRVTRREELRPALEKAIALNAPVVIDCQIDCDDKVFPMVPAGVANSEVFDESDLAKKNC, translated from the coding sequence ATGCAGTTAAATGGTTCAGAGATTATCATTGAATGTTTAAAGGAACAAGGTGTAGATACTGTCTTCGGATATCCGGGCGGAACGATTTTGAATGTCTATGATGAGCTGTATAAGCATCCGGAGATCCGTCATATCCTGACTTCCCATGAGCAGGGGGCTTCCCATGCGGCTGACGGTTATGCGAGAGCTACCGGGAAGGTGGGTGTCTGTCTGGCGACCAGCGGTCCGGGGGCAACCAATCTGGTGACCGGCATCGCTACTGCTTATATGGACTCCGTACCGGTCGTGGCGATCACTGCTAATGTGGGAAAGCCGCTTCTGGGCAAGGACAGCTTTCAGGAAATTGATATTGCGGGCGTCACCATGCCCATCACGAAACACAGCATGATTGTGAAAAGCATCGACCGCCTGGCCGATACTCTGCGCCGGGCGTTCAAGATTGCGAAGAGCGGCAGGCCCGGCCCTGTGCTGGTGGATGTGACGAAGGATGTCACCGCCGCGACTTATGAATATACTTATAAGAAACCGGAAGAGATTGTCCCGGAGACTGATAGAATTACAGAAAAAGATTTGAACCGGGCGGCCGAGATGATTAACCAGTCCAAAAAGCCATTTCTGTTCGTGGGCGGAGGTACAGTAATCTCTGGCGCTTCTGAGGAGGTGCGCGCGCTGGCCCATAAGATTCAGGCGCCGGTCTGCGATTCACTCATGGGAAAAGGCGCTTTTCCTGGGGATGACAGGTTATATACGGGGATGCTGGGTATGCACGGAACCAAGACCTCCAATCTGGGAATGTATGCCTGCGACCTGCTGATCGTTCTGGGGGCCAGGTTCTCAGACCGGGATGTGGGCAATCCGAAGTCTTTCGCAGAACAGGCAAAAATCCTTCAGATTGATGTGGACCCGGCGGAGATTAACAAAAATGTGATTGTCTCTGGCAGCGTCATCGGTGATATCAAAGAGGTATTGAAACGGCTGCTTCCCATGGTCGCCGAGAAGGAGGGTGGAGAATGGGTTTCAGACATCATGAAAATGAAAGAAGCCTATCCGCTCGCTTATAGCCCGGATGGGTTGACTGGCCCGTTTGTGATAGAAGAGATATACCGTGCGACGAAGGGGCAGGCGATCATCTGCACAGACGTGGGCCAGCATCAGATGTGGGCGGCCCAGTATTATAACTATACGGCTCCGGGCACTTTCCTCACATCAGGCGGCCTGGGGACCATGGGCTATGGCCTGGGGGCCGCTATGGGAGCGAAATGCGGCCGGCCCGAGAAAACGGTCATCAACGTGGCGGGGGACGGCTGTTTCCGCATGAACATGAATGAAATTGCCACATTGGTGAGAAGCAATATTCCGGTGATAGAGGTTGTGATTAATAACCATGTGCTGGGAATGGTCCGCCAGTGGCAGACGCTTTTCTATGGAAAGAGGTATTCCCATACAATCCTGGAGGATCAGGTAGACTTCGTGAAGATTGCTGAAGCCATGGGAGCTACGGGCATCCGCGTGACGCGCAGAGAGGAGCTGAGGCCAGCTCTGGAAAAGGCTATTGCTCTGAACGCTCCGGTTGTGATAGACTGTCAGATAGACTGTGATGACAAGGTGTTCCCGATGGTGCCGGCAGGCGTGGCAAACAGCGAAGTATTTGATGAAAGCGACCTTGCCAAAAAGAATTGTTGA
- a CDS encoding PucR family transcriptional regulator: MKLNTDVIYYHLLQKHHLEYKKALTPEEELGRPRYYDGSGNREGFLYLLSEPEEEPIDPGTYLCYKKPAMKDPDATTLFLLSSREDPREVYNELQNIYDYYDEWENSCLQIVEKYQDYRSLVRQTYQCFHLPVCLVDNQFSIVASEHEENSPFALFEDDGQINLDTVNDIISNPHMRNLETTRGIFDFDYDRNYKLYNFRSGGKYCGRLIMGIQDAGFADRDSLILAKLAEFIELLLHRFGSFQFTSSVQTYLHSFLVDSLAGKVPHSREINRLNQNTGWSEEHTYLMVYYLPEHRLKKELYPPYLISQVEERWRGTCAVENQGNVVMLLNLSMYGIDKLPDFYQSLAYLVRDGLMIAGCSRTFTGLRELNIYFKQAVYAIEFGKKKDSTRWYFRFNDYGLEYLLNYGTGIFKPEQVCHPALLQLRKHDQIKQTSYYLTLFTYFEQQFNMSQAANQLYIHRSTFINRMERIQELTRLNLDDYDTRLYLELSFRLLQEPEEEFTFQLYV; encoded by the coding sequence ATGAAACTTAATACAGATGTAATTTATTACCATCTATTGCAAAAACATCACTTGGAATATAAAAAGGCCTTAACGCCAGAAGAAGAGCTGGGAAGGCCCCGTTATTATGACGGTTCAGGCAATCGGGAGGGATTTCTTTATCTGTTATCCGAACCTGAGGAAGAACCCATTGATCCGGGGACTTATCTCTGTTATAAAAAACCGGCGATGAAGGACCCAGACGCAACCACTCTCTTTCTGCTTTCCTCCAGGGAAGACCCGCGGGAAGTCTATAATGAGCTGCAGAATATTTATGACTATTATGACGAATGGGAGAATTCCTGCCTGCAAATTGTTGAGAAGTACCAGGATTACCGCAGCCTGGTCCGCCAGACCTATCAATGCTTCCATCTTCCGGTCTGCCTGGTAGACAACCAGTTCTCGATTGTTGCCTCTGAGCATGAAGAGAATTCACCCTTTGCCCTTTTTGAAGATGACGGCCAGATCAACCTGGATACGGTCAATGATATCATTTCCAATCCTCATATGCGGAACCTGGAGACAACCAGAGGGATATTTGATTTTGATTATGACCGGAATTATAAGCTGTATAACTTCCGTTCTGGCGGGAAATACTGCGGACGTCTGATCATGGGCATACAGGATGCCGGGTTTGCAGACAGAGACAGCCTGATTCTGGCTAAATTGGCAGAGTTTATTGAACTGCTGCTTCACCGGTTCGGCTCTTTTCAGTTTACCTCCTCCGTGCAGACCTACCTGCATTCCTTTCTCGTGGACAGCCTGGCAGGAAAGGTGCCTCATTCCCGTGAGATTAACAGGCTCAACCAGAATACCGGATGGTCTGAAGAGCATACTTATCTGATGGTCTATTATCTGCCGGAACACCGTCTGAAGAAGGAGCTGTATCCCCCCTATCTGATTTCACAGGTGGAGGAACGGTGGCGCGGGACCTGTGCTGTGGAAAACCAGGGCAATGTAGTCATGCTTCTGAACCTCTCCATGTATGGCATCGATAAACTTCCTGATTTTTATCAGTCCCTGGCCTACCTGGTCCGGGACGGGCTGATGATTGCAGGCTGCAGCCGGACCTTTACAGGGCTGCGGGAGCTGAATATCTACTTCAAGCAGGCCGTCTATGCCATTGAATTCGGCAAAAAAAAAGACAGCACACGCTGGTATTTCCGGTTTAATGACTACGGGCTGGAATACCTGCTGAACTATGGGACGGGTATTTTTAAACCAGAACAGGTCTGTCACCCGGCCCTGCTCCAGCTGAGGAAGCATGACCAGATAAAACAGACCAGCTATTATCTCACATTATTCACTTATTTTGAGCAGCAGTTTAATATGTCCCAGGCCGCCAACCAGCTTTACATCCACCGGAGCACCTTCATCAACCGGATGGAACGGATACAGGAGCTGACCCGCTTAAACCTGGACGACTATGACACCCGTCTTTATCTGGAGCTGTCCTTCCGCCTTCTGCAGGAACCAGAAGAAGAATTCACCTTTCAATTGTATGTATGA
- a CDS encoding LTA synthase family protein, giving the protein MMKQLKEKLQDARGKRHFVIWLVYWCVALVFLIMHYSAVAGDDPKKVAIYRLVFAGVLAAIGFSAWFCTRRWVRQEAPEKKEDKGRIKIWHFLALFGNSVYAFFAMEYVNNELLGEMKFGYMALNVLGIFIISLIFLFWLNSFRRTMLAVSILFTVMSLIFYFVFLCRGEPLQLIDFFSLGTALAVAGSYQFEVTRAIAVVVPLSLCLIGIYMHLPDWVLARKRLGRLGIRIGVAGFMFASYFFYLNVNWNGGLGILTDLWAPIKTYREYGTTVGFFCVAKYMRLTPPDGYSVEGAEKIAEKSVEEQNGTDGNGGNGKTKPVNIIAIMNESWADYRMVGDLKTNLEVMPYYDSMEENTIKGSTLVCIRGGGTAKTEYEFLTGNSVKRFPGMVPYVSYFTHDQYSLVTTLEAQGYETAAMHPNKGSNWKRTTAYRLLDFNEFYTIDDFDSSAERIRGHISDKANYEKIIEVINNKESSDQPFFLFDVTMQNHGGYTNRAYKSDVEVEGYDDSAVNQFLSLERDSDEALEYLIEYFKDYEEPTLIVMFGDHYPDLPDEFTEAISGKAYDDLTLDEQQMYFATPFFIWANYDIDEATDVLTSTNYLGTMMMEQTGLEMADYNYYLQDLMEEIPALNHLGYMDTEGKFHSWNDGEPEILDKEWEYECLQYNNLAENGNRLNWFFVPESGE; this is encoded by the coding sequence ATGATGAAACAATTGAAGGAGAAATTGCAGGATGCCAGAGGAAAACGACATTTTGTGATATGGCTGGTCTACTGGTGCGTGGCGCTTGTTTTCTTAATTATGCATTATTCTGCGGTGGCAGGGGACGATCCGAAAAAAGTGGCGATTTACCGCCTGGTTTTTGCAGGCGTCCTGGCAGCGATTGGATTTTCAGCGTGGTTTTGTACCCGGCGCTGGGTCAGACAGGAGGCTCCGGAGAAGAAGGAGGACAAGGGGCGGATTAAGATCTGGCATTTCCTGGCGTTGTTTGGCAATTCTGTGTATGCGTTTTTCGCCATGGAATATGTGAACAATGAGCTTCTGGGTGAGATGAAGTTCGGATATATGGCGCTGAATGTTCTGGGGATTTTTATTATCAGCCTGATTTTTCTTTTCTGGCTGAATTCTTTCCGAAGAACGATGCTGGCGGTCAGCATTCTCTTTACAGTGATGAGCCTGATCTTTTATTTTGTTTTCCTGTGCAGGGGGGAACCGCTGCAGCTCATTGACTTTTTCAGCCTGGGCACGGCTCTGGCAGTGGCGGGAAGCTATCAGTTTGAAGTCACCAGGGCGATTGCGGTAGTAGTTCCTTTGAGTTTGTGCCTGATCGGCATTTATATGCATCTCCCGGACTGGGTTCTGGCCAGGAAGCGGCTGGGCAGGCTGGGGATCAGGATCGGTGTGGCAGGCTTTATGTTTGCCTCTTATTTCTTTTATCTGAATGTGAACTGGAACGGCGGGCTTGGAATTCTTACGGATCTCTGGGCGCCGATCAAGACGTACAGGGAATATGGGACGACAGTTGGATTTTTCTGCGTAGCCAAGTATATGCGGCTGACCCCGCCGGATGGATATTCGGTGGAAGGGGCGGAAAAAATTGCAGAAAAATCTGTTGAGGAACAGAACGGGACAGATGGCAATGGCGGGAACGGCAAGACGAAGCCTGTGAATATCATTGCGATCATGAACGAATCCTGGGCGGATTACCGGATGGTCGGTGACTTGAAGACGAATTTAGAAGTGATGCCTTATTATGATTCGATGGAAGAGAACACGATTAAAGGCAGTACGCTGGTCTGCATACGCGGGGGCGGCACGGCGAAGACGGAATACGAATTCCTGACCGGCAATTCCGTGAAGCGCTTCCCGGGGATGGTTCCTTATGTGAGTTATTTTACCCATGATCAGTATTCTCTGGTGACAACTCTTGAAGCCCAGGGGTATGAGACGGCGGCCATGCATCCCAATAAGGGAAGCAACTGGAAGCGCACCACGGCGTACCGTCTTCTGGACTTTAATGAATTCTATACGATCGACGATTTTGACAGCAGTGCGGAGAGAATCCGGGGACATATCAGTGATAAAGCGAATTATGAGAAGATCATCGAAGTGATTAATAATAAAGAGAGCAGTGACCAGCCATTTTTTCTTTTTGATGTGACCATGCAGAACCACGGGGGGTATACCAACAGGGCGTATAAATCTGATGTGGAAGTGGAGGGTTACGATGACAGCGCGGTTAACCAGTTCCTTTCACTGGAAAGGGACAGCGACGAGGCGCTGGAATATCTGATTGAATATTTCAAGGATTATGAAGAGCCTACGCTGATTGTCATGTTTGGAGATCATTATCCGGATCTACCGGATGAATTTACAGAAGCTATTTCCGGGAAAGCTTATGATGATCTGACGCTGGATGAGCAGCAGATGTATTTCGCCACACCGTTCTTCATATGGGCGAACTATGACATAGATGAGGCAACAGACGTGCTGACCAGCACGAATTATCTGGGAACGATGATGATGGAGCAGACAGGTCTGGAGATGGCGGATTATAATTATTACCTTCAGGACCTCATGGAAGAGATTCCGGCTCTGAATCATCTGGGATATATGGATACAGAAGGTAAATTCCATTCCTGGAATGACGGAGAGCCTGAGATCCTGGATAAAGAATGGGAATATGAATGCCTGCAGTACAATAATCTGGCGGAAAACGGGAACAGGCTTAACTGGTTCTTTGTGCCGGAGAGCGGGGAATAA